A stretch of the Ischnura elegans chromosome 5, ioIscEleg1.1, whole genome shotgun sequence genome encodes the following:
- the LOC124159335 gene encoding ras-related protein Rab-36-like: protein MLKDKAEKERQINSFPPPYRLDATPYLNVDFDSDIKDACFAANKSPGAGVKISKAIFLGDVAVGKTCLVNRFCHHVFDSNYKATIGVDFEVECFDILDVPFNLQIWDTAGQERFKCIASSYYRGAHVVVVVFDLTSLMTLMHCHKWLEEALSANSGTPKMFLVGTKKDLLSEAAYAEVESQAVRVARTLGVEYWAVSSRTGDGVAPFFLRLAALAFDATVENEANNSTISETEKIGSSDLVCLSNKQSALVTRRKCGGCE, encoded by the exons ATGCTGAAAGATAAAGCTGAGAAAGAGAGGCAAATAAATTCTTTCCCTCCCCCTTATCGATTGGATGCTACCCCTTATCTAAATGTAGATTTCGACTCTGACATCAAAGATGCATGTTTTGCAGCAAATAAATCTCCAGGTGCTGGAGTTAAAATATCGAAGGCAATATTTCTAGGAGATGTTGCTGTTGGGAAAACCTGCCTAGTTAATAG GTTTTGTCACCATGTTTTTGATAGCAACTATAAGGCTACAATAGGTGTGGACTTCGAGGTGGAGTGCTTTGATATTTTAGATGTTCCATTTAACCTGCAAAT TTGGGATACTGCAGGCCAAGAGAGATTTAAATGCATAGCATCATCTTATTACCGAGGTGCTCATg TTGTGGTGGTAGTCTTCGATTTAACGTCACTAATGACGTTAATGCATTGTCATAAGTGGCTGGAGGAAGCCTTGAGTGCTAATTCTGGGACCCCAAAAATGTTTCTTGTTGGAACAAAGAAAGACTTATTG TCTGAGGCAGCATATGCGGAGGTGGAATCTCAGGCAGTAAGAGTGGCTCGTACTCTTGGTGTGGAGTATTGGGCTGTTTCTTCCCGTACTGGTGATGGAGTTGCCCCATTCTTCCTTCGTCTAGCTGCTCTTGCATTTGATGCAactgttgaaaatgaggctaaCAACAGTACCATCAGTGAAACCGAAAAAATTGGATCCTCTGATCTAGTCT GTTTATCCAACAAGCAGTCGGCTCTGGTTACCAGAAGGAAATGCGGTGGCTGTGAATGA
- the LOC124159336 gene encoding 60S ribosomal protein L23a codes for MAPKAKPAAKPAAKEEKKKPAAGSSKTPAKAPAAGVQKKKTAAAKPVAKSVAKVAAKTAPKGTKPTVKSTPAKKTDATKPKKDAPKPAKAAKSPKVAVQRAKKIQKKVIKGTHGTRVRKIRTSVQFRRPKTFRPPRNPKYPRKSVPRRNRMDAFNIIKFPLTTEAAMKKIEDNNTLVFIVHTKANKHHIKAAVKKLYDIDVAKVNTLIRPDGKKKAYVRLARDYDALDVANKIGII; via the exons ATGGCTCCCAAGGCGAAACCTGCGGCGAAACCAG CCGCCAAGGAGGAAAAGAAGAAGCCAGCCGCCGGATCATCGAAAACGCCGGCTAAGGCTCCAGCTGCAGGAGTTCAGAAGAAGAAAACCGCGGCTGCGAAACCAGTTGCCAAGTCAGTTGCGAAGGTTGCTGCGAAAACCGCCCCTAAGGGCACTAAGCCGACAGTGAAGTCGACTCCAGCAAAGAAAACGGACGCAACTAAACCGAAGAAAGATGCCCCCAAACCCGCTAAAGCCGCGAAATCCCCTAAGGTTGCAGTTCAGCGTGCGAAGAAAATCCAGAAGaag GTTATCAAGGGAACTCATGGCACCAGAGTGAGGAAGATCAGGACATCGGTTCAATTCCGTCGTCCGAAGACTTTCAGGCCTCCACGGAATCCCAAATATCCAAGGAAGTCTGTCCCTAGAAGGAAtcg TATGGACGCCTTTAATATCATTAAATTTCCCCTGACAACTGAAGCGGCAATGAAGAAAATTGAGGACAACAACACTTTGGTTTTTATTGTGCACACGAAGGCTAATAAGCACCACATTAAGGCGGCTGTTAAGAAATTATATGACATTGACGTTGCCAAAGTGAACACCCTTATTAG gcCCGATGGAAAGAAGAAGGCGTATGTTAGGTTAGCCAGGGATTATGATGCCTTGGATGTGGCCAACAAAATTGGTATTATATAA